Proteins found in one Neomonachus schauinslandi chromosome 1, ASM220157v2, whole genome shotgun sequence genomic segment:
- the CCNL1 gene encoding cyclin-L1 isoform X1, translating into MASGPHPTATAAAAASSAAPSAGGSSSGTTTTTTTTTGGILIGDRLYSEVSLTIDHSLIPEERLSPTPSMQDGLDLPSETDLRILGCELIQAAGILLRLPQVAMATGQVLFHRFFYSKSFVKHSFEIVAMACINLASKIEEAPRRIRDVINVFHHLRQLRGKRTPSPLILDQNYINTKNQVIKAERRVLKELGFCVHVKHPHKIIVMYLQVLECERNQTLVQTAWNYMNDSLRTNVFVRFQPETIACACIYLAARALQIPLPTRPHWFLLFGTTEEEIQEICIETLRLYTRKKPNYELLEKEVEKRKVALQEAKLKAKGLNPDGTPALSTLGGFSPASKPSSPREVKAEEKSPISVNVKTVKKEPEDRQQASKSPYNGVRKDSKRSRNSRSASRSRSRTRSRSRSHTPRRHYNNRRSRSGTYSSRSRSRSRSHSESPRRHHNHGSPHLKAKHTRDDLKSSNRHGHKRKKSRSRSQSKSRDHSDAAKKHRHERGHHRDRRERSRSFERSHKGKHHGGSRSGHSRHRR; encoded by the exons ATGGCGTCCGGGCCTCACCCGACCGCgaccgctgccgccgccgcctcgtCGGCCGCCCCGAGCGCGGGCGGCTCCAGCTCCGGGACGACGACCACGACGACGACCACGACGGGAGGGATCCTGATCGGCGACCGCCTCTACTCGGAAGTTTCGCTCACCATCGATCACTCGCTGATTCCGGAGGAGCGGCTTTCCCCTACCCCGTCCATGCAGGACGGGCTCGACCTGCCCAGCGAGACCGATTTGCGCATCCTGGGCTGCGAGCTCATCCAAGCCGCCGGCATTCTCCTCCGGTTGCCGCAG GTGGCGATGGCAACGGGGCAGGTGTTGTTTCATCGTTTTTTCTACTCCAAGTCTTTCGTCAAACACAGTTTCGAG ATTGTTGCCATGGCTTGTATTAATCTTGCATCAAAAATTGAAGAAGCACCTAGAAGAATAAGAGATGTGATTAATGTATTTCACCATCTGCGCCAGTTAAGAGGAAAAAG GACTCCAAGCCCCCTGATCCTTGATCAGAACTACATTAACACCAAAAATCAAGTTATCAAGGCAGAGAGGAGGGTGCTAAAGGAGTTGGGATTTTGTGTTCATGTCAAGCATCCCCATAAG ATCATTGTTATGTATTTACAAGTCTTAGAATGTGAACGTAATCAAACCCTGGTTCAGACTGCCTG gaaTTATATGAATGACAGTCTTCGAACCAATGTATTTGTTCGATTTCAACCAGAGACTATAGCATGTGCTTGTATCTACCTTGCGGCTAGAGCTCTTCAG ATTCCATTACCAACTCGTCCCCAttggtttcttctttttggtactacagaagaggaaatccagGAAATCTGCATAGAAACGCTTAGGCTTTATACCAGAAAAAAG CCAAACTATGAATTGCTGgaaaaagaagtagagaaaagaaaagtagcCTTACAAGAAGCCAAATTAAAAGCAAAGGGGTTGAATCCCGATGGAACTCCAGCCCTTTCAACCCTTGGTGGATTTTCTCCAGCCTCTAAACCAT catcaccAAGAGAAGTGAAAGCTGAAGAGAAGTCACCAATCTCTGTTAATGTGAAGACTGTCAAGAAAGAACCTGAGGACAGACAACAGGCTTCCAAAAGCCCTTACAATGG tgtaagaaaagacagcaagagaagtaGAAATAGCAGAAGTGCTAGTCGATCAAGGTCAAGAACACGATCACGTTCTAGATCACATACTCCAAGAAGACA TTATAATAATAGGCGGAGCCGATCTGGAACATACAGCTCAAGATCAAGAAGCAGGTCACGCAGTCACAGTGAAAGCCCAAGAAGACATCATAATCATGGTTCTCCTCACCTTAAGGCCAAGCATAccagagatgacttaaaaagtTCAAATAGACATggtcataaaaggaaaaaatctcgTTCTCGATCTCAGAGCAAGTCTCGGGATCACTCAGATGCTGCCAAGAAACACAGGCATGAAAGGGGACATCATAGGGACAGGCGTGAAAGGTCTCGCTCCTTTGAGAGGTCCCATAAAGGCAAGCACCATGGTGGCAGTCGCTCAGGACATAGCAGGCACAGGCGCTGA
- the CCNL1 gene encoding cyclin-L1 isoform X3 has product MASGPHPTATAAAAASSAAPSAGGSSSGTTTTTTTTTGGILIGDRLYSEVSLTIDHSLIPEERLSPTPSMQDGLDLPSETDLRILGCELIQAAGILLRLPQVAMATGQVLFHRFFYSKSFVKHSFEIVAMACINLASKIEEAPRRIRDVINVFHHLRQLRGKRTPSPLILDQNYINTKNQVIKAERRVLKELGFCVHVKHPHKIIVMYLQVLECERNQTLVQTAWVVHDGKS; this is encoded by the exons ATGGCGTCCGGGCCTCACCCGACCGCgaccgctgccgccgccgcctcgtCGGCCGCCCCGAGCGCGGGCGGCTCCAGCTCCGGGACGACGACCACGACGACGACCACGACGGGAGGGATCCTGATCGGCGACCGCCTCTACTCGGAAGTTTCGCTCACCATCGATCACTCGCTGATTCCGGAGGAGCGGCTTTCCCCTACCCCGTCCATGCAGGACGGGCTCGACCTGCCCAGCGAGACCGATTTGCGCATCCTGGGCTGCGAGCTCATCCAAGCCGCCGGCATTCTCCTCCGGTTGCCGCAG GTGGCGATGGCAACGGGGCAGGTGTTGTTTCATCGTTTTTTCTACTCCAAGTCTTTCGTCAAACACAGTTTCGAG ATTGTTGCCATGGCTTGTATTAATCTTGCATCAAAAATTGAAGAAGCACCTAGAAGAATAAGAGATGTGATTAATGTATTTCACCATCTGCGCCAGTTAAGAGGAAAAAG GACTCCAAGCCCCCTGATCCTTGATCAGAACTACATTAACACCAAAAATCAAGTTATCAAGGCAGAGAGGAGGGTGCTAAAGGAGTTGGGATTTTGTGTTCATGTCAAGCATCCCCATAAG ATCATTGTTATGTATTTACAAGTCTTAGAATGTGAACGTAATCAAACCCTGGTTCAGACTGCCTG GGTAGTCCATGATGGTAAGTCATAG
- the CCNL1 gene encoding cyclin-L1 isoform X2 — translation MASGPHPTATAAAAASSAAPSAGGSSSGTTTTTTTTTGGILIGDRLYSEVSLTIDHSLIPEERLSPTPSMQDGLDLPSETDLRILGCELIQAAGILLRLPQVAMATGQVLFHRFFYSKSFVKHSFEIVAMACINLASKIEEAPRRIRDVINVFHHLRQLRGKRTPSPLILDQNYINTKNQVIKAERRVLKELGFCVHVKHPHKIIVMYLQVLECERNQTLVQTAWNYMNDSLRTNVFVRFQPETIACACIYLAARALQIPLPTRPHWFLLFGTTEEEIQEICIETLRLYTRKKPNYELLEKEVEKRKVALQEAKLKAKGLNPDGTPALSTLGGFSPASKPSSPREVKAEEKSPISVNVKTVKKEPEDRQQASKSPYNGKDSKRSRNSRSASRSRSRTRSRSRSHTPRRQRSRSGTYSSRSRSRSRSHSESPRRHHNHGSPHLKAKHTRDDLKSSNRHGHKRKKSRSRSQSKSRDHSDAAKKHRHERGHHRDRRERSRSFERSHKGKHHGGSRSGHSRHRR, via the exons ATGGCGTCCGGGCCTCACCCGACCGCgaccgctgccgccgccgcctcgtCGGCCGCCCCGAGCGCGGGCGGCTCCAGCTCCGGGACGACGACCACGACGACGACCACGACGGGAGGGATCCTGATCGGCGACCGCCTCTACTCGGAAGTTTCGCTCACCATCGATCACTCGCTGATTCCGGAGGAGCGGCTTTCCCCTACCCCGTCCATGCAGGACGGGCTCGACCTGCCCAGCGAGACCGATTTGCGCATCCTGGGCTGCGAGCTCATCCAAGCCGCCGGCATTCTCCTCCGGTTGCCGCAG GTGGCGATGGCAACGGGGCAGGTGTTGTTTCATCGTTTTTTCTACTCCAAGTCTTTCGTCAAACACAGTTTCGAG ATTGTTGCCATGGCTTGTATTAATCTTGCATCAAAAATTGAAGAAGCACCTAGAAGAATAAGAGATGTGATTAATGTATTTCACCATCTGCGCCAGTTAAGAGGAAAAAG GACTCCAAGCCCCCTGATCCTTGATCAGAACTACATTAACACCAAAAATCAAGTTATCAAGGCAGAGAGGAGGGTGCTAAAGGAGTTGGGATTTTGTGTTCATGTCAAGCATCCCCATAAG ATCATTGTTATGTATTTACAAGTCTTAGAATGTGAACGTAATCAAACCCTGGTTCAGACTGCCTG gaaTTATATGAATGACAGTCTTCGAACCAATGTATTTGTTCGATTTCAACCAGAGACTATAGCATGTGCTTGTATCTACCTTGCGGCTAGAGCTCTTCAG ATTCCATTACCAACTCGTCCCCAttggtttcttctttttggtactacagaagaggaaatccagGAAATCTGCATAGAAACGCTTAGGCTTTATACCAGAAAAAAG CCAAACTATGAATTGCTGgaaaaagaagtagagaaaagaaaagtagcCTTACAAGAAGCCAAATTAAAAGCAAAGGGGTTGAATCCCGATGGAACTCCAGCCCTTTCAACCCTTGGTGGATTTTCTCCAGCCTCTAAACCAT catcaccAAGAGAAGTGAAAGCTGAAGAGAAGTCACCAATCTCTGTTAATGTGAAGACTGTCAAGAAAGAACCTGAGGACAGACAACAGGCTTCCAAAAGCCCTTACAATGG aaaagacagcaagagaagtaGAAATAGCAGAAGTGCTAGTCGATCAAGGTCAAGAACACGATCACGTTCTAGATCACATACTCCAAGAAGACA GCGGAGCCGATCTGGAACATACAGCTCAAGATCAAGAAGCAGGTCACGCAGTCACAGTGAAAGCCCAAGAAGACATCATAATCATGGTTCTCCTCACCTTAAGGCCAAGCATAccagagatgacttaaaaagtTCAAATAGACATggtcataaaaggaaaaaatctcgTTCTCGATCTCAGAGCAAGTCTCGGGATCACTCAGATGCTGCCAAGAAACACAGGCATGAAAGGGGACATCATAGGGACAGGCGTGAAAGGTCTCGCTCCTTTGAGAGGTCCCATAAAGGCAAGCACCATGGTGGCAGTCGCTCAGGACATAGCAGGCACAGGCGCTGA